DNA sequence from the Pseudophryne corroboree isolate aPseCor3 chromosome 6, aPseCor3.hap2, whole genome shotgun sequence genome:
AAGGCGGCAAGACCCGGGCTAAGGCAAAGACTCGCTCATCCCGGGCCGGTCTCCAGTTCCCAGTCGGTCGCGTTCACCGTTTGCTGAGGAAAGGAAACTATGCTGAGCGAGTGGGAGCCGGTGCCCCGGTCTATCTGGCCGCGGTGCTGGAATATCTGACGGCTGAGATCCTGGAGCTCGCCGGAAACGCCGCCCGTGACAACAAGAAGACCCGCATCatcccccgccacctgcagctggctgtgcgCAACGACGAAGAGCTCAACAAGCTCCTCGGTGGTGTGACCATCGCCCAgggaggcgttctgcccaacatccaggccgtgctgctgcccaagaagaccGAGAGCCACAAACCGGCTAAGAACAAGTGGTTTTACAGCTACTTGTCCccgcaacacaaaggctcttttcagagccacccaccctgaCCCCAAAGAGCTGATTCATTGCTTTGATCTGGGATTCATTAGCCAAGTGTAGCGGGATAGGAGGGAGTGCCAATTGTGTGCGCTATAATACTGAAGGGAAATCAATTAGAAGTAACTTGTAGCATTGCCTTACTATCCCGCAGACATCCAGTAATTTATTTTATGTAGCGCTCTGCCTCCAGTACCACTCAAGTTGCTAAATAGAATGAATATAATATagcacagaaaagcttttcatacaatactgagagcaggagatagtaaagGGATGTGTAGGAAGATCTTGAGTCTGTTTCGAAAGAcactagagtgggggcctctcaaaCTAAGCGGGAAGTTTCATAGAGTCGGAGCGGCACAGCTAAAAGCTCGGCCCCCAGATAAAGTACTGGAGAGCCTAGGTGCTAGATCTATAGGTAGAGTTCTACTGTAGCCACATCTAGACCGTGCCCGGACTGCACGCCGTATAGAGGAGACTCCTTACTGCAGTCAGGGCAGCGGCAAGCTTGAAGGAAGGATGGTGAGGGTTATTGCAGATCAGGGGCCGGGAGCTGTGTGACTACTAACTATAGGGAGCCCGTGCAGAGAAAGGATTTAACATTCTTCCTTTTAAACACCAATATGTAGCTTATGCTTCAGCTAGTTCATAGGAAGATTTGGtgtctctgaaaagagcctttgtgttgatgCTTGTATAGGAGTGCCGAGTATCTATGCCTTCTCCCCTCGG
Encoded proteins:
- the LOC134933554 gene encoding histone H2A type 2-B-like, which produces MSGRGKQGGKTRAKAKTRSSRAGLQFPVGRVHRLLRKGNYAERVGAGAPVYLAAVLEYLTAEILELAGNAARDNKKTRIIPRHLQLAVRNDEELNKLLGGVTIAQGGVLPNIQAVLLPKKTESHKPAKNKWFYSYLSPQHKGSFQSHPP